One Seriola aureovittata isolate HTS-2021-v1 ecotype China chromosome 3, ASM2101889v1, whole genome shotgun sequence genomic window, gtttgtgtgtgagtgtgtgtgtgtgtgtttgtgtgtgtgtttgtgtgtgagtgtgtgtgtgtgtttgtgtgtgtgtgtgtgtgttcatggtgtgtgtgagtgtgtgtttgtgtgtgtgtttgtgtgtgtgtgtgtgtgtgtgtgttcatggtgtgtgtgtttgtgtgtgtgaggtgtgtgtgtgtttgtttgtgtgtgtgtgtggtgtgtgtgtttgtgtgtgttcatggtgtgtgtgtttgtgagtgtgtgtgtgtgtgtttgagtgtgtgtgtgtgtgttcatggtgtgtgtgtttgtgtgtgtgagggtgtgtgtttgtttgtgtgtgtgtgggtgtgtgtttgtttgtgtgtgttcatggtgtgtgtttgtgagtgtgtgtgtgtgtgtgtgtttgagtgtgtgtgtgtttgtgtgtgtgtgtgtgtgggtgtgtgcgaCTCACCACTGTGACTCTGTGTAGGTCCAATCCAGCGGTTCTGCCTCCTGTCCGACACTGAAAAGCATGTAAACACTGCAGTTATACTTCCAGGGGTGAGACACCTTGTGCATTTTGCGCTACAGTGACTTGTTGTGAATatgactgaaaacaacatgatgcaGGTTGTCTTCATAGAGGGTGTCTGCACATGAGCCTGAACAGCAGAATGATGAGCACCTCTTCCACAGCTTTTCCTCTGTGGATGCTATGTTGGCCAGTTTGTTATTAATGTGATTcatttaaagggtcagttcatctATTTTACATGaagaaattacttttatttcataagGTATTATTTCAGACGAATacacagaagaaacagagacaggacTGACATTTGACAAGGGTCCTCAGTCTGACTGTGGACCTGCAGAAGCAGAGCCGTCTTTGTAGATTGATCCCAGTAAAATATTCTTATGGTCTGGATGACTGATGGCTCCAGCATGAAcacagcattttgttttaattcacaTGAGAGATTCCCTGATTTTTTTGATTCCCTCAGCTCTTCCTACTGGTTTGAGATGGGCAGGGCTTCATTAAGAAACAGGTGACTTCCCCTGGTTTTTCTGTGTGGTCTCCTATTCTATTCTCTTCTATTCTATTCTCTTCTATTATATTGTGTTGTGACAGTGTGGCAGACTCCTTTGAATTTTAGGCAACAGTCTTTCTTGAACATAGTCTTTAATCTGACAGGTCTTAATCTGAAAATATTAGTTTTCAGCTCAGTAAGAGCTGATTACATGCAAATAAGTGTGAATATGCACatatgtgcagtgtgtgtgtgtgtgtgtgtgtgtgtgtgtgtgtgtgtgtgtgtactcacatCTCTTCTGCAGGGCCTTGACAGTGGGTCTGGTGAAGCGGATCAGAAAGAGAatcagcagcacacagcagagCAAAGCAGCCACCACTTTGTAGGTCTGCAGCTGTCCATTAACATCTGGGATGGCCTtagctgtaacacacacacaatcacacacacacacacacgtgcaaatCAGAAACAGAGACGGATTAGGAGTCTGTTCAGTCAGATGAAGGTGAAATAACTGACTATAAAGCTGTGACTGTGATCTATGATCTATCTGATCTGAGACGTTGTAGGTTGTTGTTGCAGGTTCTGTGGGACAAGTCTTGCATATGTGCAATGAGTGGTGCAAAAGGCAAAAGGCACACATGAgtgatttcacacacaacagctcACTGCTGATTGGCCTGTGTTGCCATAGAAAGAGTTTGGGTCCAAGTTCTTAAGTGAAGTGAAGAGTGATGTCCGTAAGAGTTAGACGAGATGTGCATGAGATGTGCATGAGATATGGACAAGATGTCGATGACATGTGGACAGGATGTGGATGAATTGTGAATTTGCTCAGTCATAATAATGTGTTCACTCTGCTACATGCTTCAGTATGAAGTGACAACCTTGTGTTAAACATGAGccagttttttctttattttaattttggtCAAATTTTTGTTAAGACAATATGAAACATGGATTTGAGAAGTTTAGTGTCTGAGGGTGAAAAATAAGTTTTACGGAAAACTTTATTGGTAGTGAAACGTCCCAACAACACTcattttaaagggatagttgtgtttttttttcgtggggtaaatattcatattcaaatgaTGCACTGGCAACATGTTGCAGCAAGTCCGCAAAGCTCAtagttttttgcaatatatttctatatattattatattttttgtcgaTGGCGTCTTTTATTCTACATCGTTGTTTTGTTTGACGATGGAGAAATAATATACACAAAGGAAAAACTCCTTTTTAACtatgtcactctcacctctcacctgtctggcttcatggcttcactcagtatgtcAAGGAGGCCgacactgcttcagctctaccaccacttggcagatcagatcataatctgttttttctgcagTCTTCTTACAAGCCCGGTGTGAGGCATGGGCAGAGCTCCTTGAAATGctgaacatgttttatcagtcaatggtggccagtgtactcttttatgctgcagtctgctggggcaacAGCATGTCAGACACGAACACAATGAGACTGGataagctggtcaaaaaggctgggtctgggacagagaagcagctacaggtgtagcaaacgtctcatctcactgtgctgcagaacagagaggttcaggagatcctttgttccctctgccatcaggctatacaacacctctACCAAAGtaagtggactaatctaattattattgttcatttgttattaactgcttttgttgttattattattattattattatcaacaatgagctaatttacacacagacacacacacacacacacacactgtagaccAACCTTTGGTGGGGCAGTGGACCCTCAGTGTGTTACAGgttctgttctgctctgttgcTCCATCCTCAAAGATGTGGTAACCATCCTGCACATTTTTACCTTCGATGCAGAGCAGATCATCTTTACAACCTTTCCTATTCTGACACACCTTTGTCAAAAGCCTCCGGACATTACTGCTGTAACAGACAGGGTGGGTCATGTTAAAGGGATGATAGAGGATCACGTCTCCATCACATCCATGTGTCCAACTGACTGTGAGGAAGCTCAGGACGAGTGCAGAGGTGCTGGGTTTTGAGGTGGGGGCGGTGGTGGCTGCTGGTGTAGTAGGGTGGTGACGGATGGTGCCGTTGCTGGTGGTCTGGGGGAGGTTGGGGGTCTTCATGGTGGTTGAcacagctgtttttctgtctgtttcagagagacacacatcaGTTACTATGGAGACCAATACAGACACCGAAAGACAGGTCTGAGAGGTTCACATCGGTGTCATAAACCAGaacagcactgtgtgtttttatttactgctaATTCTTTGAGCAGGAAATGATAAATCTATGACTAGAACATTCCTGAGGAAACTTTTAATGTGCTTGCTGCTTGGTGTGTATCCATGGCACATGTTTCAATCTCTACAGAGGACGTTACTTTTGGTTTCATTCACATTGTAGAGAATTATCCTACTTCTGACCTCAGTCAGTCCAGGTATCACtcaaaaagctctttgaaaCTGTGAGGACTGGCCAAAGTCGCCTCACAATAATGGTTTCAAACCTAAGTTTGTTCCTACAACCATAGGAAgacatgtacatgccctaacagaagttgatctgcagtAAAGCTACTGTGATGTCTCCTGCTAGAACAGAACAACATTAACTCTCTTCACTGGCTGCCTGTCCGTtatagaattgattttaaacttttattgtttgtttttaaagttctcAACGGCCTTGCCCCATCGTATTTATCTGATCTTTTAACTGTCCGAAATCCTGGTAGACCTCTGAGGTCAACAATTCAACTTTTGCTGGAAGTGCCCAGatccaaatacaaacactgggGTGACCGAGCCTTTTCTGTTGCTGCCCCTAGGCTCTGGAATAAGCTCCCCACCGAGATTCGTCTTATTCCTGACCTGGGCCGCTTCAAAGCTAGCTTAAAAACCCACCTATTTAGGATGGCCTTCAATACCCAGTAGTATGACAACACTTTTCACAATCTTATCTTAAtcaattttgttgtattttattgctcttattgttcttttattattattttttttttaattgtttttcatttatttatctcttcaCTTATTatctgttgtaaagcactttggtacaCCGAAAGGACTGTTGTAAagggctttataaataaagtacatttacatttacatttaaaaaatgcccTAAGTTAAtcagtctaattagccaatcacagtcagTTGGGTGAAAGTTAGGGCAGCAACTGCatttgtgcacttgtgtgtgtctgtcaatgtgcatgtgtgtattgttgtgtgtggcagtaaagctgtctaccatagagcctccaaaaagcttgtgttaccaGGTTGAGAAAGTAACTTAATTTGGTTACTGACTATCTTCATAAACACACCGTGTGTGTATAagatagcacacacacacctttctgctgccacacacactcactacagCGCCACATGTGCGttagtttttttcagttgttaacaAGCATCGGTCAACCCTCTTCATACATGCATCTCGGCCAAACAGTGAATCTTTCCAAAACTCAAACCACCAAAACTCTTCATACATGTCTCAGTATGAGCTCGTTTAACCACATCACTGACAACCCTTCTCACTCAGAAAGCCTCCACTGTCACTcacaacacactgactgaagaaCACAGGAGCATCACATCAATTAcagtttttcactatttcaaaaacacagttccTGAAACTAGGGCCCTGTTTTTCAAAgcttcacacacataaaccaaAACCATATTTACAACATACAAAACATCTTACATCTCTTGCAAAAGCAAACACTACATCCAAAATATTGAGAGAATAAGAATATCACTATTGGGACTCCAGTACATTCAAGTTTCTGAAAACCACGTTTGTTTGTTCCAcggacaaaggaactcactcCCCACAGTtcttcactgttcacacctggggacaaGTATGATGaacttgttagccagggagttgtGAAGAACCCGCGagcatatcgtgagtgtagtttcctgtgtttcatggagacctggttaaacaaCAACACTCCCGATCATTGTGTGAATTTAACCAGCTTTCACTGCAGTATGAACTGGACTGGTCCTTGAACATGGATGCCATCTACTGGAAGGGGCAAAGCTGGCTCTTTTtctcaggaagctcaggtcctttgaaatctgcagtgaaatgctgaacatgttttatcagtcagtggtggccagtgtacgctttcatgctgcagtctgctggggaGACAGCATGTCGGACATCACAAtgagactggacaagctgttCAGAAAGGCTTGGTATGTacttggcaggagtctggactcactcaggactgttctggagagacgcatgcaatgtgCAAAGATGAAGGATGTGCAAAGTGcaaagatggaggccatcttagacaataccaaccatcctctccacaactttctggcaggacagagaagaagcTATAagtgcagcaaacgtctcatctcacggcgctgcagagcagagaagttcaggagatcctttgttccctatgccatcaggctatacaacacctcagctaAAAGAAGgggactaatctaattattattatttatttattattaacagtttttattaatcattatttgtatcaacaatgagctaatggacacatgactTTCCCgtaggggataaataaagtatctatctatttatcgattcatctatctatctgacACAAGACACTgcacaaccacagagagacgcTCATTTCTTAAGCTTAAGCtacagctttgtgtgtgtgtgtgtgtgtgtgtgtgtgtgtgtgtgtgtgttgtgaacaGCTCCACTACAGTATTTAGAACCTGTACTTAAAGACTAAAAGACTTTAACCAGCCTGTGAACTGCAGCAAGAATGAACTCATCAGTGAGTGAGATTCACAGcagtgtaaaaaacaaaaaaacaaaagacgaaaaacacatcatcatcaaattaTAGTCTTAGATATTAATTAAAAGATCGTTACAGCAGCTTAACATTAATCTTTAACTGTAAGACCTCACTGATTCATACAAATACTGCGGAATCTGGCTCAAGGTTCATATTCAACACGTGACTCAAAAATCAAATTGGGCTCGATTGAGTCGACCTTCTTGTCTTGTGACTGTGGAGACACTCTGTTGTCATGCTGCTCCATCAACACTGCAGTTAAACCCTGCGTACCATGGAGCTCTACACTCTGTGACAATGACAGATACCCTATTCATCACTGTTCTCTCCGTAGGCTGGACCTCAGTCAGGACGAAACAGACATCTCATGTTATTCATTTATCAAGCTCGACTATTAAAGCTTCAAACCACCTCACATCTGTTCTCTTGTTTCAATCCAGTGTCCACAGAACACGATCCActaactaactagctagctaactaactAACCCTCCAAATCCGTCAGGTTCACACTCATACTGGCTGAACTGGTTTCAGGTTCTATCACCATTTAAATGGAATGAACTGCATTCCCTCATACTAGACTCTTATATTTTAAATCTCtattatttgatgtattttatgaccattataaatgtttttgttaattattaGTTTCTTAGTTTATTGTGTTGTGTAGTTCTGTCGTATTTGTTGTTGACTTTTGTCTTGTGTCTGATTCTCAGCTCTCTCTTggaaaagagattttaatcCCAATGATTCTGACtgattaaataaacataataaaaaaaatttcaatgAACAATTTATTTGTAATGTTGCAAATTTGcaattttacaaataaattgtTGGAAGAATTTTTATTAGATACTTCAGATCTGTTCATCCTGCCTCGATAAGTGTGACATGTTCTTCAGGTTAGACAACAATATGAATCTGTTTTAAACATGCATGTGTGACTCAGTTTATATAATCTGTATTACTGGTGCCATTTTTatttggctgcactgtaaatgtgtgttattGAATTAATGATTATCTTTCACATTTCTAATTAAAGAATCGGaacatattttgaaaaaaaaggatttattaCCTAAAGCACGTCTCagtaaaaacagtgtttcaaATGTCACGTCTCTATTCAGCGCCGCTGTGTTGGTGGCGGGACAAGTTTCAGCGGCGTGGATTTCAAAGGCTCTGCAGTCAGAAGTGAAACTTTTTGCAGGGTGACATGCCACCACGGCTGAATGTGAATATGTGCTGCTTTTGAATTTCAGTTTGAAACGTTTGAGAAACCACTGAAAGGTTGTTTTTTGGAGAACTTCTTCAGTTCTTCTGTTCCTGGACCATTAAACAGATATTATTATAAACTATATTTACTCCAAACCAGTTCATCATTCAGTCCACGGCCTGTCTGTTATTCaggaaggagaggatgaagacaTGAAGCTGTCAGCAGCAGTTGAAACTGTGCTTTGTTGACTGTGCATGATGAATTTCATGACTCACTAGCACGCTGACTTCACAGCTGAATGTGCTCCtgtagtttcttttttaaataaataaaataactgtgaGAAGTTAGAACATACATAGTATTAAATACTCTACGAAGCAGACGTGTCATGTAGTGAGAAAAAAGcataatgactttttaatgaatccagtcacagtgaaaaaaaaaaaaagactttgttGAAATCATATTATTCAACGAAAGGTGCTTCAGCTGTACACATTTGACGATAACAATGCAGTTAATTGTTGGAGTTCATATATTCTATACaaatacactgaaaataatgaatctAAAACATTCAACTAAAAGGAATTTCACAGAATGAGGAGGCACTGAGATCCTTTACTTCAAAGAAGCATAAAGTTCAGTATTtgtaaaaattgtaaaaaaaagttttaaaagttgtaaaaattgtaaaaattcaaaagttgcaaatgatataaaatatgtgGAAGAAGTTTTAGAAATTGTAAAAGTTTTACAAGTTGTAGAAATTGTTTTCAGCAAAATGCATGTATGCAAGTATGAAAAAAGTACTCATCCTgctatttatattatatatttagtatttattattcatattatatatattttttacatattatttatttattataataatacataatactttcttaattttttttaaatgaaccatTGAATCTTGTTGTTGAACTAAACTGAATCTAAATGTCAGACTCCTCCAGCGGCTGAACTGAAGATCAGAAAGTTGGTCCAACTCTGCTGCCGTAGTTCCCATTAATGTGTGTCACTGTCAGCTTcagtccagttcatcccagaCCAGCTCCATGGGGTgcaggtctggagactgtgcttGTCTTCATCATGTGAGGCCTATGTCTGGTTCTGttcttttaatcttttccaATGTAGACTatgtagcctatatatatatatatatatatatatatatatatatatgtgtgtgtgtgtgtgtgtgtgtatgtatatatatatatatatatatatgtatgtgtgtgtgtgtgtgtgtgtgtttgtgtgtgtgtgtgtgtgtgtgtatataaaatgtattaaagtttaaaagatGAAATCAAGTTGCCAGTGAAATGTCATAGAGCTGATCCCTCACTAGCTTCCCACTGACAGCTGCTTTTGGAGTGCACAGCCTAGCTGGAGACCAGGTCTCTGCGAACCCATCAAAAACTGACCAATCCATCACCACAGCTCCCTCAGTCAGTTCTGTTCTCCTGCACGAGTCTTCACACAGTTCTCCTCCAATTCACTGGGTTTGTCTTTCCCAACAACAAATCAAGCTTTCTGATGTGTTGGATGTGAGCGGAGTCACaatgctgctcacacacaggcTTTACCTGGGagacgtgcacacacacctctgctgcATCAAAACACACCTCTCAGTTTTTTTAATCTACTGCAGACTGAGAGCAACATCATGCTCAGCAGTGTGGGCCTGAGACCTGCAGCAGTGGTGCCGGCTGGACGCCTGTTCGCTGCCTTAAGGTTTCCCACACCGCACGTCTGTCTACTCATCAGAGGAATaagcgagcaagagagagagagaatgatttGTGCTTTTTAGTGCTAAAGTTAAGACACACCACCATAAAACTGTGATGAGCCTCCACAGGCATTTCAAAGACCAACAACAgcctgaaaaacagcagcagcagctgaataaCAGGCTACAATAAACTGTTATAAACTAGATTAAATATCCCATAGAAACGTGCAGCATCAGTCGACATGAAGCAACAGATTCCCTCATTCAACAGCATTGTAAGAACATGTTGTCTAATTAACTACTAAACATAAAGTTCATTCTGCAtctaaaaataacatcaaactcTGAGAACGACCTCCACACCAATtcaatatgatgatgatgttcatcAGTGCTCCACACCTGCAGCGTCAAAGCACCAGACTTCTCCTTTATCTCCGGCTCTCCTCTTCAATCTAGACTCAGAGTGTCAGTGAGTGGATGCAGCTAAAAATAAGA contains:
- the LOC130164909 gene encoding uncharacterized protein LOC130164909; translated protein: MDFRTVMTVSALLLITADRKTAVSTTMKTPNLPQTTSNGTIRHHPTTPAATTAPTSKPSTSALVLSFLTVSWTHGCDGDVILYHPFNMTHPVCYSSNVRRLLTKVCQNRKGCKDDLLCIEGKNVQDGYHIFEDGATEQNRTCNTLRVHCPTKAKAIPDVNGQLQTYKVVAALLCCVLLILFLIRFTRPTVKALQKRLSDRRQNRWIGPTQSHSVSYHRGKTMVKDDDGEKRLSYPALERLTVSDSREPSSNRNSGYNF